GAAGAGAACGGCGTTTGCAAACTCAAAGACGCTCATGGTGAAATTGAGAGACATATTGAAAACAATACTGGTAACTGGCACAACTTTGGTGATTGGTGCAGGACCGGTCGTAAAGTCTCTTTTACACCCGTAACTGAAGCTGTCATTGGTCAAAGCTACTCAGTAGCGATAGTGGTCAGGTTTGAAGGGACCTTCGGATGGCAGACCCAAGTATTTGGCTTGCTTCTCTGTCAGTTTGGTCAGCTTGACGCCGAGTTTGTCCAGGTGGGCCGCGGCGACCTCTTCGTCCAGCTAGATgtgaaaagaaaatgttttagaaatgGAGAACAGGTATGTAATACCTGTACAATGGTGGTGCATTGGCCCTTTAGTGTAACAAAAGGTGTAATGACTCTTTATAGACCGCATGCTAAAATACTGTACCTTTTTAGGTAGGAAGTAGACACCCAGTGGGTATTTACTAGTGTTGGTCCACAGCTCAATCTGGGCAAGGACCTGATTGGTGAAGGAGTTGCTCATTACAAAGCTTGGATGGCCCATGGCACAGCCCAGGTTTACCAGACGCCCCTCAGCCAAAACAATGATGTGACGGCCATTTTTCATGCGGTAGCGATCCACCTAAAAAAAGGTGTCACAGTTCAAATCAAAGCTAATACTCATGGGTCTACAACAGATACTGTAAGAATTTACTGAACTGATCTACACCtacacataataataataataaataataataataataataataatataaacaacaacaactagatagaaaagtttgttgacaaactttatgttggcttgacaaagccaggcctgaacgtttaaaacagattgacagaaacttaaaataagtttagtttagtagtctACCTGGCTgtaaacatgatttaaaatgaAGGTAACATGATTTAAGATGAAGTTAACATGGTgttagcatgaatctagcataatgctaacattattttacatgatTTAACAAAGTTAGTATAAAGCTaccatgatttagcatgatgctagcatgatttagcatgatttaccacgatgctagcatgatttaccacgatgctagcatgatttaccacgatgctagcatgatttaccacgatgctagcatgatttaacaagatgctagcatgatttaacaagatgctagcatgatttaacaagatgctagcatgatgataacatgatttagcataaagctagcatgatttaacatgatgctaagatgatttaacatgaagcttgcatgatgctagcatgatttaacataaagctagcatgacttaacatgaagctaccatgatgttagcatgaagttagcatgatttaacatgaagctaacatgatgccaACAAGATTTTACATatagttagcatgatgctaacatgatttaacatgaagcttgcatgatgctaacatgatttaacatgaagctaccatgatgctaacatgatttagtatgaagttaacatgaagctagcattatttagcatgaagctaacatgatgctaacataatttaacatgaagataacatgatttaacataaacttagcatgatttaacataaagctaacttaaagctaacatgatttaacatgaagctggcatcaactatgcaaaaaagcattttgatatgaatcaacattcgcatacaaaagatataagcatttaaagcgaacagtttaacatgtgtgctttaaaagtctataatttttatgatattatcctacactacacagggatttttttccagaaaacttctttcataaaatagattcaagcactttcaataacctgtatctatgtatttatattttcaaaaacttcccagggcctttaATTTTTtaccccagattcacaaactttcaaggatttcaaggacccgtgggacccctgaattaatattaaataaatattttaaatgaaaatattattttatttattaaataatcaaTAGACATTTTTGAAAAACTATAAACTCACAATACGTTCACATACAGTTGGCTAACGTTGTGAGAAGTCATTTAATATGTTTGTCAAGGTGTCTAGTAGGGGTGACCCTGAATAGTCGAAGAGTTGATTATTCGATAGTGATGTCATACCTGAGGTTTGATGTTGATCTTCTCAGCTGCGTTCTCATTCAGCCATTTCACGTCAATCTCACAGTCAAAGTGGCCAATGTTGCAGACGATAGAGTCATCCTTCATTTGCTCAAAGTGTCTGTGGGGAAAACCAACACTTAATAACACATGACGCCATATTTACATGACAGATTTCATTCACTCTTGTAAGAAAATTTCTTTTACAAAAGTTACTGGTAAAAAGCCAGCGCAAAGTCTTTACTGGTAGTGACAGGATGGAACGTttaataaatcataaaaaaacatttctggatTGCATGTGCGCCAGAGCGTTTTTAACAGACTGCCTGCTCGAAACGAGTCCCATCAGCTCCGAGACCTTCCAGAGGAATCCAAGACACAACATCTGTAGATAATGCCAAACAGCAGTTGTGCTCCACTCGCCCGTGTCTACTCATCCATACCATTTATCATAGAGGCCCAGACTCCCACAAAACCCAAGAGTTATCCCGCTAACCCGCTCATCTCAACATTCAGACACATGATAAGCCAACTCGGCTGAAGCACCGGTGCAGAACGTAAAGCGCTGGGGTTGGATCTCACGTAGAGGAGGTTTGAGGAGGCCCTTCAACCCCGGATGAATCGCTTTCCTATACTGAATGACATGTTTACGTACAGCTGGCTTACATTGTAAGAATTTGTTTAATAGGTTTGTGAAGGTGTCTAGTAACTCAGGCAGTGTCTGCGCGTTGTTAAAcgattttgttttctttaaagagaAGATTAAGTTGTGGGAACTCTTTTGCGAAATGCCGGCTACATTTAAAGATCAACTTTGTAAAACTAGATTTGAAAATAAGGAAATTTGTTGTTAATACTTTGCGCTTCACGAATATTTGGCTAACAGAATAATTGTAACGCAAGCTGCGAGCCAACCGAAGATGAAGTGTTGTGTCTCAAGCCATCGTGGCAGGTCTGACAGCATCGCTGTTATCATCTGTTGGATGTGTAATGCTTGATTAATGTTGCGCAAACCTGCCGAGCAGAATGTCCTCACAGCCAGTGGTTGTCACGAAGATGTTTCCCTCCTTGCAGGCTTCATCCATGGTGGTCACCTCATAGCCTGTAAAATGACAGCATGAGTCGTTAGGCTCGGGTGGCCAATAAAAACAAAGCGGCTCGTTTTTGACATAAACCTGGAGTTCAGTTACAGCTGCTTTTAAAACGTGACACTTTGCAGAAACACAGATCATCACAATGGGATCTCAAAAAAGATCATCAGAATATTTCCTTACTAGTAAAGCTGTTTTGACACCATTTAAGCATCTGAAGCAATacgtttccattaccctttaaattgcGCCAATTGACATTGAGAATTGAAAACACAGCCAATGGAAACCACAAAAAAACCCATATATCACAAAAGTTTTTAGGCTCGCATGAGGTGGTTTTTCGGGCAATTCAGAAAAGGTGTATTTTACAAAACTGcaataaaaactgtttattcACAAgtcataattattattttaatatgacGCGGTATGTACTAAAACCTCCTAGAAACACCTCAATACATGTCTGGCACTCCTAGAAACACCTTATTACATGTTTGGCACTCCTACatctcttttgatttaaaataatttactaTTACCTCCAAGAAACACATATACGTTGTAGGGCTGCAAAACGATTAATCACAACttatcgtttgcagaataaaagtttttgattacatcatatgtgtgtgtgtgtgtgtgtgtgtgtgtgtgtgtgtgtgtgtgtgtgtgtgtgtgtgtgtgtgtgtgtgtgtttaatcattatgtatatataaatacaaacatatgcatgtataattttaagaaaaaaatctaattattaagtatttataattatttattataaaattaattatatattattatatatacattttatataaatataaaaatgtatatacacaagcaaatatttttattatttttacctttgtgtgtatatacatttttatattgatataaaatgtaaatataataataacaataataataataataataataataataataataatattattattatataatttattttataataaataattataaatacttGATAGATTTTTTagtgtgatttttttatttatatatacattattattattattattattattattattattattattattattattattattattattattattattattattattattattattattattattattattatcatcatcatcatcatcatcatctactactactactactactactactactactactactactactactactactactactactactactactaatttattattattattattattataataataattattattattattattattattattatattataataataataataataataataataatttattattattattattattattattattattattattattattattattattattattattattattattattattattattattattattattattatcattattatcattattatcattattatcattatcattattatctactactactactactactactactactactactactactactactactactactactactactactactactactactactactactactactactactactactactactactactactactactactactactactactactactactactactactactactactactactactactactactactactactactactactactactactactactactactactactactactactactactactactactactactactactactactactactactactactactactactactactactaataataataataataataataataatttattattattattattataataataataattattattattattatataataataataataataataataatttattattattattattattattataattattattattattatataataataataataataataataataataataataataataattattattattattattattatataataataataataatttattattattattattattattattatacacaaggtacacacacatatgatgtaaacaaaaacttttattctgcaaatgattagttgGGATTAATCGTTTTTCAGCATGCGACTGAAACATAGTTTTTCCTCTAGCGATTTTGTCAAAAGACTATTGCGAAAAACTGCATTTCCATTCATCGATGATAAAACGCTGTTATTTCGCAAACGTCTTTTGTCGACAAttagaaaataacgctaaagCTTTGCGCAAATCTGCAATGAAAACGCAGCTTCTGTCGATGCTGATACTACAATAAAAGCACTCATATCAATTGCATGGTAAAAATCAGCACAACAAGTTCAAATATGGTGGTACATCAGTAACGTTGAGTCTCATTGGTTCTTGTGTGTCACAAAACAAGCATATGAGAACTAGTCACGTGAAAACCAAACAAATTCAATGCGGCGCTGCATGAATTGACAGGCGGGTGACATCCAAGTACCGCAAGAGCGATTCGAAAGCAAGAGTCCCATGTATGATTTCTTGAAAACCACTtgtggtactttgatgtcatccagctGTCGAATGACATCTATTGACATGCCGCCATATTTGAACTTACCGAGCTGATCTGTATATcgttaaataaacttaaaatattaatcattttctttcacaaacattttatttcacttcAGAAGAGATACCCACCAGAGTCATTAGGACTCTGCTTTTCGCATTTCACCATGTGGACCtccatatagacggtttcatcgtaCGCAGACGCGATACatgtctggatccgaactttacgtccggtttcattttttttataatctgactagttgctaaactgatctcttgaacaaatgcctcgtcaaaaataacaaatgtttttgtttcataggtaatctgtgttgtttttttgcttgttgtataaataaactatgtttaaagaactttgttgttatttattcttagcagagtttaccgaaagttacgtgcggaccacgacagccgattctttatgttgttactgctgaaaccgtctatacgaTGGCACATATAAATCTTATGCATAACAAAGACAAAAAATGAACATAAGACTAAAACGTACCCTCCATAGCTGCTTGAAGAGCATTGATGGGATCGATCTCGGTGACAATGACACGGGCGCCGAATCCCCGGAGAGCCTGAACGCACCCCTTCCCGACATCTCCGTATCCGGCGACTACTGCCACCTTACCCGCTATCATCACATCCGTGGCCCTCTTGATGCCGTCAATCAGAGACTCACGACAGCCGTACAGGTTGTCAAACTTGCTCTGAGAGAACAAAATGTcaccaataaagttttgtttatggtaataaaacaaaacaacacataaaacACTCTCATatgtgtgcaaaaaaaaaaaaaaaaaaaaacatagaaaGCGAACACAGAGAGAACAGCAAGTACTGTAGTATTATGAAATGTGAGGTTACCTTGGTAACGGAGTCATTGACATTGATAGCTGGAACTTTAAGTTCTCCTTTCTTTAACATCTTGTAGAGGTTGTGAACTCCTGTTGTCGTCTCTTCAGAGACTCCCTTGATCCCTGAGAGGTTAACAGAAATAGACAAGAACATTATCTTCTGGAAGACATTGTGTCGAcgttacagaaaaaaaaaatcccacAAAAGGTACTCTGTGGCTGTGCATCTGTACGAAAGGATTGTAAAATCTGAATCTGAGATCCCAGAGGACTCACTTGCTGCTCGAAACTGGCTGGACAGTTTGTtaacatatttacatttttattgggAAGTGCATGTACCGCACGGTTTAAATtggaatgtaaaaataaaattttgatgttCTTGACGTGAGCAAAtgaaacacaaaaccatggccTTGAGGAAAAATCATTAACTGTCACGCGTCTTCTGTCAGCTTTAGCTTTCTCCGAAAAATTTGCCATTCCAAACATTATCATACTTTATATCAAGTCCATGTGGCAACACATTCCTGGCACTAAGCCACTAAAATGAAAATACTAAGACACAATGATCTGTTATTATTGCTCAAAACGTACAAGAGAAAACAGGTAATGCTTTTTTATGACAAACAGATGTTATATTCTGTTTGTTCAATATAACAAAGGTATTGATTAAGCATAAGGATGCACTAGAGGAGGGTAAGACTACGGGGACCGAAAACAAGTGTAAATGGTAGGTacgatgacaaaattttcaaaaaccccaaagctcaaaatgtatcacatgaCTAGACAGAGCAGACGTTCCCATTTACAAAGATACCAGGATTGTAAAAATGgattgagaaagttatgatatttttaatattagaaatcagagGAAAAAGTTATATATGGGTGTCAATGGAAGGTGTGTGACGAAAATGCTGcttattcacatgtttttgcttgtaacttTCTCATTTCATGAGATATTTGCATGACATTTTACGGTTCTTTCAAATTAATCATGAACATCTACTGTTTTAGTTGGAATGGCCATTAAGTTGGAATTAGTTTATCATATTCCGACTCTGACCCACGGTTTTTAGGATGATGCCTGCAGTTCTAATGTTCTGACATTGCAGTGGCCGATAATTGGATCTTTTTTTATCTTTGTGTTGCTTAAATTTGTTGTTTGTTATGAAAATGCTATTTTTAACATTGGAAACAACACTTGTTTGCAGAAAAGTCTTATTCAAGCAGAAGCGcaacagggtttcccgcagaaaatgtgttagttaaggtggtagggttatgcaggtgggcgggccgggggcgtggcaatcaaaggtgcggggcgtacacgtcatgatgaaaatattttatttacaacactcaaataaaactcaattttgaagaaactatgacagaaaatgaacacatactagattagtaatgaattaaatgttttatcaacaggctagttatcctccagacagtgacggaccatgCCTTTCTCTCCTTTCAACcatgtggcgtttggtggcATTTTTTTTgtacgacctagttaaggtgggccgcccgaactgaaaagtgctgcgggaaaccttGCGCAAGATCTGCAGTACGTATgtcttgtaaataattttatgcattaaaaaaatgggtatatttataaatattatgcataacaaatgttttagttTCATCGATTTTCTGTTTCCCTCataattacatttgtgttatagaCAAAATTGCTTTCTCAATATCGGTATATTGGCCATAAAAACCATATTGGATGACCACTTGtaaaaagctaaataaattaaagtaaataaaatgttttatggtctgtaaaatatttattatacaatGTACCTACTATCTGTTTTGGACAcagattaactctttcaccgccattgacgagatatttcgtcaattaagagaaaacgcttccccgccaatgacgagattttccgtctttccgcaataccgctattatccaccaggtggcacccttccgcaactttttaaacccggaagtattgccctatggcaaacggctgcatgtccgtgtctgttttaaagatcgctctgaatgggatctctatgaaaagtccgtcacaaaaatggaattatctctgctttttgctcaaaatgtggtgtttttgcagaaacctacccatattaaaaagctgattacaaaagaaccactgaaggtaggataaaacaggttttttgtttgaaagcagagggtctgttctttcatttggtatattgtatgtttatatatttaaataagaacattttctggaaggcattaaactttggtgaaaatcatgaaaaacgctgacgctggctggcaactttaaaaaaaaaacagtttcatGTTGACATGTTGTCATGTATGGCAGCTTCTTCTGAGAACCAGCAGCCCAGATGTTTAACCCCACCAAAGGGCAGAGGTCAAAGCAGCCTTGTAAATCCGAAGCCCTTAAAACATTTATAGGAACTCTAAGTCACAGCTACATTGCCAAGCTCCAGAGTAAAGGTAAGGTCAAATCATTCCCATTCTCGGTCAATCAAATGTCATCCCTTTACATAAAAAAGGAATGATATGAAAAGTATACATTTTCAATTTTCAACATGGACAAGGCTTACAACATACTGAAAGCTTCTCACATCAAGCTAAACGTTTGAGCGAGTCCGATTAGTTAGGAATTGGAGAAACTTTGGGAAGCCATTAGGAATGTTTATCTGAGATTTAACGATAGTGTAGTGATGAATGATTCTCAAGTTTGCAGAGACAAGAACAGAAGAGCTTGAATTAgactgccatctagtggttaCTGAACAGCAGTACATGTATAGTACAGGTTAACACCatgttaaaaggatagttcacccaaaaatgaaaattttgtaatcattttctcactttcattttgttacaaacctgtataaatttctttgttctgataaacaataaggaagatattttgaagaatgtttgtaaccaaaccgatcatgagccacATTTACTTCcattattagggatgcaccaaaagAAAAATTCCTGGCGGAAGCCggataaaacaaaaaattcagccaaataaaatttttattttacattttcctAATTATTTTGCACATTTCTCACCATTAATTGTACCAAGTTACATTTTCAGAATTATTTTAACATTCCAGCCGTCATTATAGGAACAAAGCGATCTAACAAAAAGTttgttaataaactttttatttctcatttaataTAAGCGCGTTTATCATTTAAGGACTTTACTGGTTttaggaagtttttattacatactgctGACGCTCTTTGTTGTTGAAAGCTAAAGTTTCTTGTTCGCCATTTTTTTCGGACACTTATTTGCTGCATTTGCGTGTCTCTCACTCGGCACTGGTTAATTTAATCGGGTCAAAAAAGACCTTATTGTTCTGTAAAATATATTCAGTCTTTTCACTTGTTCGGACAAACAACAATTTATTGTTTTTGCTATTATTGGCCAAATAATTTCAGTTGCTGaacattcggtgcatccctatccataataggaaaaaaatactatggaagtgaatggggttttGAATGGGGAGAGCGGTTTGGTTACaaccttaaaatatcttccttcgtgttaaTAAGaatagaacaaagaaatgtagacagttttgtaacaacatgGGAGTGAGTAATtgatgagagaattttcatttttgggtgaactatcccttagcGCATTAACAAAGTAGTAAAactattagggatgcaccgataccgataatacacattttctaaagtactcgtactcgttaaaagtcccccgatacctggaatcgataccacggtctgagagttgtctatgtttgagcggcatgtaaggggttaatgccttgtgtgttgtccaaagaggcagagtttacaacaaactggaaaactattcctttgtttttttgttaaattatatgactaaagctgttacctgtaaatttaaatcatgtttttttattaagtactcggtatcggcaagtactgaaatgcaagtactcgtacgaGTACtcgttttcaaaaaaagtggtatcggtgcatcgcTAAAAACAGTGGAGAcatttggattactttaatcATGGATTAATCAGGATTTTAgctgtattaaaaaaatttatattgttATGGCCTGTAACATCTTGTGAGCCGTGAAAATGAGTACCAAATGATTCAAATATTACTATTTGAAATAGGTGACCAAATATttaaagtggatcaaaaacgtTCATCCAAGTTCTCCTATAGACAAGAACTTTTATGAAAGGTCTTGATTCACTTCAAATGCTGACTAGTGTACATTTGGGATGGCAGACGACATCCTACCTGCAAGCAGTTTGGGATATTTCTGGTGCACCAGATTGGTGAGATCTCCACCATCATCCAGGATCATGTTGAGGGGTTGACCGTCTTTGAAGTAGATGGTCTGTTCAATGCACCAGATGTATTCATCATCGGTTTCGCCCTTCCAGGCATAAACTATATTCAAAACAAACATAACACCAATTTATTAGACACAATGATGTCGGCAAAACATCAGAATCAGAAAGTACAGTAAGAAATAACTTTTGATTTGTGATTTATTTGTACTAATTACTTGCCACGAGAAAacatatgtacacaaaatattGATTTAGATATCTTTTTTGTAAGAAATGCAAACCTTATTTTTTACAGCATTTATACGCCTTTGTTAAGTTAATACAAACAGAATTGTTCactgtttgttcatgttagtttactcagcattaactaatgttaacacatACAACATATCGTTTAGATTTTAAAAcctgttaataaaatgtgaaattaattATCTGAGATTAATAACTGCTGTAGACTTtgcagttaaaggaatattcaattttcttaaaagaaaaatccagataatttactcaccacaatgtcatccaaaatgttgatgtctttctttgttcagtcgagatgaaattatgttttttgaggaaaacattgcaggatttttctcattttaatggactttaatagacaccaacaattaacacttaattcaacacttaacagcttttttcaacggagtttcaaaggactctaaacgatcccaaacgaggcataagggtcttatctagcgaaacgattgtcatttttgacaagaaaaataacatatatacgcttttaaagcacaacctttcgtttaggtccggtccagcgcgacctaacgtaaatgcgtaatgacgtagggaggtcacgtgttacatatataaaacgcacatttgcggaccattttaaacaataaactgacacaaagacattaattagtatcagttgacatataacaacgtaggaacggtcctctttcaccacatttgtaaacactggggcggagtttcgcgttcgtcctctgtgacctcttgacgtgatgacgtgtTGCGTCGGGTCACGCTAGCGCATGACGACCGGATCttaacgagaagttgtgctttaaaagtggatatttgttatttttattgtcaaaaatcacaatcgtttcgctagataagacccgtaTGCCTCGTTtaggatcgtttatagtcctttgaaactccgttgaaaaaactgttaagtgttgagttaagtgttaagaggtggtgtccattaaagtccattaaaatgagaaaaatcctgcaatgttttcctcaaaaaacataatttcatctcgactgaacaaagaaagacatcaacattttggatgacatggtggtgagtaaattatctggatttttcttttaagaaaatggaatatacCTTTAACTAACCATGTTGTGTTCCCAAGTTTAATTTTCCCCCCCAAAAATAACACTTTaacactaataaaatgtattaacatAAATAATGGCCTAGGGCGGCACAAtactaaagaaatgcaatataCGATACAATACTGCTTAAAGTTTGTAAAAAATTCCAATTATATTACATAAACGTGTTAAAAACGTGATAATTATATAACCAACATCCATGTTTCTCATAGTTTCTGGGAAAATAAAGCATTTCTCGGTCTTGCCAGTCTCTGTGCTACCTGCATCGACCTACAACTTTGATTATTCATAACTTTTTGAAGCatttaaatcattcagttatTGCAATTTCACAAACAGGCATATTGCAATAGAGCCCGACTTACGACTATGACGTTTTGTCACAGTTTGTCAATGAAACTATTTTAAAGTGCTTTCGTTTAAACAGCTTGACATAAATTCACAGTTGCATTAAAGAGATGAACCGATTACTTCACCACCACACCCCTGTAAACACCAGTTACA
This Paramisgurnus dabryanus chromosome 7, PD_genome_1.1, whole genome shotgun sequence DNA region includes the following protein-coding sequences:
- the ahcy gene encoding adenosylhomocysteinase: MSEKLPFKVADISLAEWGRKAIDIAENEMPGLMKMRELYGKSKPLKGARIAGCLHMTLQTAVLIETLIALGAEVQWSSCNIFSTQDHAAAAIAKAGIPVYAWKGETDDEYIWCIEQTIYFKDGQPLNMILDDGGDLTNLVHQKYPKLLAGIKGVSEETTTGVHNLYKMLKKGELKVPAINVNDSVTKSKFDNLYGCRESLIDGIKRATDVMIAGKVAVVAGYGDVGKGCVQALRGFGARVIVTEIDPINALQAAMEGYEVTTMDEACKEGNIFVTTTGCEDILLGRHFEQMKDDSIVCNIGHFDCEIDVKWLNENAAEKINIKPQVDRYRMKNGRHIIVLAEGRLVNLGCAMGHPSFVMSNSFTNQVLAQIELWTNTSKYPLGVYFLPKKLDEEVAAAHLDKLGVKLTKLTEKQAKYLGLPSEGPFKPDHYRY